A DNA window from Brassica napus cultivar Da-Ae chromosome C1, Da-Ae, whole genome shotgun sequence contains the following coding sequences:
- the LOC125579787 gene encoding uncharacterized protein LOC125579787, translating into MDPLPRAPQYHPEVTVDLTLRVSDLMEPASGNWDLRILRQLFVEEEIPLIMRINTRRDKDDTIRWGFSRNGIYDSKSGYKLLENILKDQQIWEKRLQGLIKCNVGSVWSAPSENGGAAWLTRDSSGTALAHSRRSGVGIRSQLEADLLALVWSMEALIDLKHKKVIIEISSSRIPAAMSVSSIPWDLHPLLKRLKRALDRFDECQLAFVHQGSNTVADSIARSVVQHRRYQSYIARNGPKLVGLSNPP; encoded by the exons ATGGATCCACTTCCTCGAGCACCTCAATACCACCCTGAAGTTACCGTTGATTTGACACTGAGAGTATCTGACCTTATGGAGCCTGCATCAGGCAATTGGGACTTGAGGATCTTGCGCCAGTTGTTTGTAGAAGAAGAAATTCCTCTGATTATGAGAATCAATACTCGTAGAGATAAAGATGATACAATAAGATGGGGTTTCTCAAGAAACGGTATCTACGATTCGAAAAGCGGTTACAAACTTCTCGAAAACATT TTGAAGGATCAACAGATATGGGAGAAACGTCTGCAAGGACTGATTAAGTGTAACGTGGGTTCTGTTTGGTCTGCACCTTCTGAGAATGGTGGAGCTGCGTGGTTAACAAGAGATTCTTCAGGTACAGCGTTAGCCCATAGCAGACGTTCAGGTGTGGGTATCAGATCTCAGCTGGAAGCTGATCTACTAGCTCTCGTTTGGTCAATGGAAGCACTCATTGATCTCAAACATAAGAAAGTCATTATTGAGATTTCTTCATCCCGGATTCCAGCTGCTATGTCAGTGTCTTCCATCCCTTGGGACCTTCATCCCCTTTTGAAAAGATTAAAACGAGCTCTAGACAGGTTTGATGAATGTCAACTGGCCTTTGTTCATCAAGGAAGCAATACAGTTGCTGATTCCATTGCACGAAGTGTGGTTCAACATCGACGTTATCAATCTTACATTGCAAGGAACGGCCCGAAGTTGGTTGGACTCTCAAATCCGCCTTGA
- the BNAC01G13790D gene encoding uncharacterized membrane protein At1g16860, translated as MAGRIQSHQLPNGLFVSGKLEQPKEPRPPTMAARAMPYTGGDIKKSGELGRMFDISVLDPQGPPPPLIVGGNSSGGNSRQMAPPRVSGSSSNPNSGSRPNSGTVKKSSGPLSQLQPTGLITSGSLGGSGPIGSGSRRSGQMDRQFSNLGSSKAKYGSSVTSLSTDPVRVGFKVPKTVVWAVMIVAAMGLLVGAFLTVAVKKPVVIAAVIAAVVPAVVVLVWNCVWGRKGLLGFIKKYPDAELRGAIDGQFVKVTGVVTCGSIPLETSYQRTPRCVYVSTELYEYKGLGGRSANSKHRCFSWGSRHAEKYVSDFYVSDFQSGLRALVKAGYGAKVSPFVKPATVADVTTRNKDLSPSFLKWLSDRNLSADNRVMRLKEGYIKEGSTVSVMGMVRRHDNVLMIVPPTEAVSSGCRWWHCLLPTYADGLIITCDDNQNADVIPV; from the exons ATGGCAGGTCGGATTCAATCACACCAGCTACCCAATGGGCTGTTCGTCTCGGGAAAGCTCGAGCAGCCTAAAGAACCGCGACCACCGACAATGGCGGCTCGCGCTATGCCTTACACCGGCGGCGACATCAAGAAATCCGGCGAGCTCGGAAGGATGTTCGACATCTCCGTCTTAGATCCCCAAGGACCTCCGCCGCCGCTCATCGTCGGTGGTAACAGCAGCGGCGGGAACTCGAGACAGATGGCGCCGCCACGTGTCTCCGGCTCGTCTTCGAACCCCAACAGTGGATCGAGACCCAACTCTGGGACGGTTAAGAAGTCTTCGGGTCCGCTCTCTCAGCTCCAGCCTACCGGTTTGATAACCTCCGGTTCGCTCGGTGGTTCCGGTCCGATTGGGTCCGGGTCCAGACGGTCGGGTCAAATGGACCGCCAATTTAGTAACTTGGGGTCGAGCAAGGCGAAATACGGGTCGTCGGTGACGAGCCTGAGCACGGAcccggttcgggtcgggtttaagGTGCCGAAAACGGTTGTTTGGGCGGTGATGATTGTGGCGGCGATGGGGTTGCTCGTGGGGGCGTTTCTAACCGTGGCAGTTAAGAAACCGGTGGTGATTGCGGCGGTGATAGCGGCGGTGGTTCCCGCCGTGGTGGTTTTGGTGTGGAATTGCGTTTGGGGAAGGAAAGGGTTGTTGGGCTTCATCAAGAAGTATCCAGATGCTGAGCTTAGAGGCGCCATTGATGGACAGTTCGTCAAAGTTACTGGG GTTGTAACATGTGGAAGCATTCCTCTGGAGACTTCGTACCAAAGAACACCAAGATGCGTCTATGTTTCCACGGAGTTGTATGAGTACAAAGGTCTTGGTGGAAGATCCGCAAATTCTAAGCATCGATGCTTCTCTTGGGGATCTAGACATGCAGAG AAATACGTTTCGGATTTTTACGTATCAGATTTTCAATCTGGATTGAGGGCGCTAGTAAAAGCAGGGTATGGAGCAAAGGTTTCTCCTTTCGTCAAACCGGCGACAGTGGCTGATGTAACGACTCGGAACAAAGACTTGTCTCCCAGCTTCCTTAAGTGGCTTTCGGATCGCAACCTCTCTGCTGATAACCGTGTCATGCGTCTCAAAGAAGG ATACATAAAGGAAGGAAGCACGGTGAGCGTGATGGGAATGGTGAGAAGACACGACAATGTTCTGATGATAGTTCCTCCTACAGAAGCTGTCTCCAGTGGCTGCCGGTGGTGGCATTGCCTCCTCCCGACCTACGCAGATGGTCTAATCATCACGTGCGACGATAATCAAAACGCTGATGTCATCCCGGTCTGA
- the LOC106437637 gene encoding iron-sulfur cluster assembly protein 1: protein MMIRQAAKKALGITSRQSTPCSVGIFRSYHENVIDHYDNPRNVGSFDKNDPTVGTGLVGAPACGDVMKLQIKVDEKTGQIIDARFKTFGCGSAIASSSVATEWVKGKAMEEVLTIKNTEIAKHLSLPPVKLHCSMLAEDAIKAAVKDYKEKRVKTNGA from the exons ATGATGATCAGGCAAGCTGCGAAGAAGGCTCTAGGGATTACGTCACGCCAATCAACTCCTTGCTCCGTCGGTATCTTCCGATCGTACCATGAGAACGTCATCGACCACTACGACAATCCCCGCAACGTCGGCTCTTTCGATAAGAACGATCCCACCGTCGGCACGGGTCTCGTGGGGGCTCCCGCCTGCGGTGATGTAATGAAGCTGCAAATCAAGGTCGATGAGAAGACCGGTCAAATCATCGATGCTCGCTTCAAGACCTTTGGTTGTGGCTCCGCCATCGCCTCTTCATCTGTCG CAACTGAATGGGTGAAAGGGAAAGCTATGGAGGAAGTCCTGACCATCAAGAACAC CGAAATCGCCAAGCATCTTTCTCTCCCACCTGTGAAGCTCCATTGCAGTATGTTGGCGGAGGACGCCATCAAGGCAGCTGTGAAagattacaaggagaagcgtgTGAAGACAAATGGTGCTTGA
- the BNAC01G13780D gene encoding uncharacterized protein BNAC01G13780D gives MEKPSSEQGSREHLLHPEFPPSRFPFLSTVLWFDKSSRGTALLSWSVFFLLVVGVPIISHFVLVCSDCDFHHRRPYDAVVQLSLSIFAGISFVSLSYWSRKFGMRRFLFLDKLLDVSDKVRIEYEAEIQRSKKRLMIFVLPSLTLEATYRIWWYISGSDQIPYLINPLLSNVIACTLQLSSWLYRNAIFITVCILYQITCHLQTLRLNDFARCFASEITDVGAALAEHQKIRRNLRIVSHRFRRFILLSLILVTGTQFMALLTTTRASVAVNIYEVGELALCSLILVTGVFICLRSATKITHKAQSVTSLAAKWNVCATVDSFENLHDGETPTASNVESQISTCRNEMDTSDDEEGEGDDELDNTKIHPIYANTISYQKRQALVTYLENNRAGITVYGFLVDRSWLHTIFGVELALLLWLLNKTIVNIA, from the exons ATGGAAAAGCCATCATCGGAGCAAGGATCTCGGGAACATCTACTCCACCCGGAGTTTCCGCCGTCGCGTTTCCCCTTCTTGAGCACCGTCCTCTGGTTCGACAAGTCTAGTCGCGGCACCGCTCTGCTTTCCTGGTCCGTTTTCTTCCTTCTCGTCGTCGGCGTCCCGATCATCTCCCACTTCGTGCTCGTATGCTCCGACTGCGATTTCCACCACCGACGCCCTTACGACGCCGTGGTTCAGCTTTCTCTCTCGATTTTCGCTGGAATCTCGTTCGTTAGCCTCTCCTATTGGTCGAGGAAGTTCGGGATGCGACGGTTCCTGTTCCTCGATAAGCTCTTGGATGTTAGCGACAAGGTTCGGATCGAATACGAAGCTGAGATTCAG AGATCAAAGAAACGGCTAATGATCTTCGTCCTCCCATCACTTACACTCGAAGCGACCTACAGAATCTGGTGGTACATCTCCGGCTCCGACCAGATTCCTTACCTCATCAACCCTCTTCTAAGCAACGTCATCGCCTGCACTCTCCAGCTCTCTTCTTGGCTTTACCGTAACGCCATCTTCATCACCGTCTGCATCCTCTACCAAATCACATGCCATCTACAGACTCTCCGTCTCAACGACTTCGCACGCTGCTTCGCCTCTGAGATCACAGACGTTGGCGCAGCTCTCGCCGAGCACCAAAAGATCCGTCGTAACTTGAGGATTGTTAGTCATCGTTTCAGGAGATTCATCCTCTTGTCTTTGATTCTTGTTACCGGTACTCAGTTCATGGCGTTGCTTACCACGACGAGAGCTAGTGTTGCtgttaatatctatgaagttGGCGAGCTTGCG TTATGTTCGTTGATTTTGGTTACGGGAGTATTCATATGTTTGAGAAGTGCAACGAAGATAACTCATAAAGCTCAGTCTGTAACAAGCCTTGCAGCTAAATGGAACGTGTGCGCCACGGTAGACTCGTTTGAGAACCTTCATGATGGAGAAACTCCTACAGCTTCAAATGTTGAGTCACAGATTTCAACATGTCGCAATGAGATGGATACATCTGATGATGAGGAAGGAGAAGGGGACGATGAACTTGACAATACTAAGATACATCCCATCTACGCCAATACAATTTCTTATCAAAAACGTCAAGCTCTAG TGACGTATCTGGAGAACAACAGAGCTGGGATCACAGTGTATGGATTCCTTGTGGATAGATCATGGTTGCATACGATTTTCGGCGTTGAACTTGCTCTACTTCTATGGTTGCTCAATAAAACAATCG TGAACATAGCATGA
- the LOC106437635 gene encoding ubiquinol oxidase 4, chloroplastic/chromoplastic: MATATVAISSISSRPLVALHRSRAAAISYSSSRQFLRHRSISSPRLLFRNVRRVQATILQDDEEKVVVEESFKAETFPGKGPLLEEESDTSSSALEASVIKLEQGVNVFLTDSVIKILDTLYRDRTYPRFFVLETIARVPYFAFMSVLHMYETFGWWRRADYLKVHFAESWNEMHHLLIMEELGGNSWWFDRFLGQIVATFYYFMTVFLYIVSPRMAYHFSECVESHAFETYDKFLKTNGEELKKSPAPDIAVKYYTGSDMYLFDEFQTSRAPNTRRPVIENLYDVFVNIRDDEAEHCKTMRACQTLGSLRSPHSVLEDEECDEESGCVIPEEAHCEGIVDCVKKSITN, encoded by the exons ATGGCGACAGCTACGGTGGCGATTTCGAGCATATCCTCACGGCCTTTGGTTGCTCTCCATCGCTCCAGAGCCGCCGCTATTTCGTACAGTTCCTCTCGTCAATTCCTTCGTCATCGTTCTATCTCTTCTCCTCGCCTACTTTTCAG GAACGTTCGTCGCGTTCAAGCCACGATTTTACAAGACGACGAAGAGAAAGTTGTGGTGGAAGAGTCTTTTAAAGCTGAGACTTTTCCTGGTAAAGGACCTCTTCTCGAGGAGGAGTCGGATACGAGTTCTAGTGCTCTGGAGGCTTCGGTCATCAAGCTCGAGCAAGGAGTCAATGTCTTCCTTACT GATTCGGTGATTAAGATACTTGACACATTGTACCGTGACCGAACCTATCCAAGGTTCTTTGTTCTTGAAACCATTGCTAGAGTCCCTTATTTTG CTTTTATGTCAGTGCTACACATGTATGAGACCTTTGGTTGGTGGAGGAGAGCTGACTATTTGAAAGTCCATTTTGCTGAGAGCTGGAATGAGATGCACCACTTGCTCATCATGGAA GAACTGGGTGGAAACTCATGGTGGTTTGATCGTTTTCTGGGCCAGATCGTAGCAACCTTCTATTACTTCATGACCGTGTTCTTGTATATCGTAAGCCCAAGAATGGCAT ATCACTTTTCAGAATGTGTGGAGAGCCATGCGTTTGAGACTTATGACAAATTTCTCAAGACCAATGgag AGGAGTTGAAGAAATCTCCTGCACCTGACATCGCCGTAAAATACTATACCGGAAGCGACATGTACTTGTTTG ATGAGTTCCAAACATCTAGAGCTCCAAATACTAGAAGGCCAGTCATAG AGAATTTATACGATGTGTTTGTGAACATAAGAGACGATGAAGCAGAACACTGCAAGACGATGAGAGCTTGTCAGACTCTAGGAAGTCTCCGTTCTCCACACTCCGTTTTAGAAGACGAAGAGTGTGATGAAGAATCAGGATGTGTTATTCCTGAGGAGGCTCATTGCGAAGGTATTGTAGACTGCGTCAAGAAATCCATTACTAATTAA
- the LOC106437636 gene encoding plastid lipid-associated protein 2, chloroplastic, with protein sequence MATVQFFNQFPCTTRVQSPPNPKPLSKPTTLVPMSTLTRRPLFSPGEFAVSRADFRVRVIDAEDELDPETSEGGSALLMAEEAIESVEETEVLKRSLVDSLYGTDRGLSASSETRAEIGDLITQLESKNPTPAPTDALFLLNGKWILAYTSFVGLFPLLSRGIVPLVKVDEISQTIDSENFTVENSVLFAGPLATTSISTNAKFEIRSPKRVQIKFEEGVIGTPQLTDSIEIPEYVEFLGQKIDLTPIRGLLTSVQDTATSVARTISSQPPLKFSLPGDNAQSWLLTTYLDKDIRISRGDGGSVFVLIKEGSPLLNP encoded by the exons ATGGCGACGGTTCAGTTCTTCAACCAATTCCCCTGCACAACCCGAGTCCAAAGCccaccaaaccctaaacccctctCCAAGCCAACGACTCTGGTGCCTATGAGCACGCTCACTCGCCGTCCGTTGTTCTCCCCCGGCGAATTCGCCGTTTCCCGTGCGGATTTCAGAGTCAGAGTCATCGATGCAGAAGACGAGTTGGATCCGGAGACGAGTGAGGGAGGATCTGCTCTATTGATGGCGGAGGAAGCAATCGAATCCGTGGAAGAGACGGAGGTTCTCAAGAGATCGCTGGTGGATTCGTTGTACGGCACAGACCGAGGGTTGAGCGCATCGAGCGAGACGAGAGCCGAGATCGGAGATCTAATCACACAGCTCGAGTCCAAGAACCCTACACCAGCTCCCACCGATGCTCTCTTCCTTCTCAACGGCAAATGGATCCTCGC GTACACATCGTTCGTTGGTTTGTTCCCGTTGCTTTCACGAGGGATCGTGCCGTTAGTTAAAGTCGACGAGATCTCACAGACTATTGATTCGGAAAACTTCACGGTCGAGAACTCTGTTCTGTTCGCTGGTCCGTTAGCTACAACCTCAATCAGCACCAACGCCAAATTCGAAATCCGTAGCCCCAAACGCGTCCAGATTAAGTTCGAGGAAGGTGTGATCGGCACTCCTCAGCTAACGGATTCGATCGAGATCCCGGAGTATGTTGAGTTTCTTGGTCAGAAGATTGATCTTACTCCGATCAGAGGGTTGCTTACATCTGTACAAGACACGGCTACGTCTGTGGCTAGAACCATATCGAGCCAGCCACCGTTGAAATTCTCTTTGCCTGGGGACAATGCACAGTCGTGGCTGCTCACGACTTATCTGGACAAGGACATTAGGATCTCTAGAGGAGATGGTGGAAGCGTCTTTGTGCTTATCAAAGAAGGAAGCCCTCTCTTGAACCCTTGA
- the LOC106374672 gene encoding death-associated inhibitor of apoptosis 1-like, with amino-acid sequence MSDFDLGTTRRMTTETHRTTTFLDLLRRQMSVADRTRRKRTLRERLRFKFTACCGPTLNNTTTSATLHSPTSREDEIEEQSEIQFVTGSNTGSCSGMNLATALEAERYNRGEPAVDMTPRRVSLMRLLDETAEGVDDDGRETEISMASLGTLTGNDSVCCVCMGRKKGAAFIPCGHTFCRVCSRELWLNRGSCPLCNRPIIEILDIF; translated from the coding sequence ATGAGTGATTTCGATCTCGGAACGACTCGGAGGATGACGACTGAGACACACCGTACGACGACGTTTCTTGATCTACTCCGACGCCAGATGAGCGTTGCCGATCGCACCAGGAGAAAGCGGACTCTTAGAGAACGGTTGAGATTCAAATTCACCGCATGCTGTGGGCCCACCCTCAACAATACAACAACTAGTGCTACTCTCCACAGTCCAACCTCTAGAGAAGACGAAATCGAAGAACAAAGTGAAATCCAGTTCGTTACCGGGTCAAACACTGGATCGTGTTCGGGTATGAATCTCGCGACGGCTTTAGAGGCGGAGAGATACAACCGGGGAGAACCGGCGGTTGATATGACGCCGAGGAGAGTGTCGTTGATGAGATTGCTGGATGAGACGGCGGAGGGAGTGGACGATGACGGGAGAGAGACGGAGATCTCGATGGCGTCGTTGGGGACGTTAACGGGTAACGATTCGGTGTGCTGCGTGTGTATGGGAAGAAAGAAAGGCGCTGCGTTTATCCCCTGTGGACACACTTTTTGCAGAGTTTGCTCCAGAGAGCTGTGGCTCAACCGAGGCTCGTGTCCTCTTTGCAACCGTCCGATCATTGAGATTCTTGACATATTTTGA